The Longimicrobiaceae bacterium genomic interval GCGCTGGCCGGGTTTGAACGCGCCGAACGTCGTGCGTCCCAGCGTGGTCGCCACCGCCTGCACGGAGAAGCCGTCGCCGGTGAGCGACGTCACCGTCTGGCACGCGCCGTCCACGCTGATGCTGTCGCCCAGGCCAAGATTCTCCAGCACCGCCTCGGCCGCGATGGCGATGACGACGCCGTTGCCCTCGGGCGTGACGGACGAGATGGTGCCTACTTCTTCCACGATGCCGGTGAACAACGCTGCTACTCGCGAGCCAGGGTGATCAGGGTGTCGGCGCCGAACGCTTGTGTGTCCAGCCGCCGCCAGCGGTGCGCCTCGTGGATCGCGGGGCTGCCGATCCGCCCGAACGCGTCCAGCCCCTGGGGGCCGAGCAGCACGGGTGCATAGAAGATGTACAGCCTGTCAACCACCTCCGCATCCAGCAGCGAACCCGCCAGCCCCGCGCCGCCTTCCACGAGCAGCGAGCGGGCACCTTCCTGGCGCAGCATCCACAGCCAGTCCGTGAGGCCGTCGCCGGGAAGGACGATCACGCCCGCATCGTCCATGGCGTTCAACCGCCCGCCCGTCGGGACGAACTCGCAGAAGTCGATCACCGGCACCTGCGCCGCGGTCCGTGCCAGGTAGCTGTCCGGCTGCAGCATGAGATGCCGGTCGAATACCACGCGGATGGGCGGCTTCCTGGGCTGGAGCGGGCCCCGCACCGTGAGTTGCGGGTCGTCCGCCTCGGCCGTGCCGATGCCCACGCCGATGGCGTCGAACCCCGCGCGCAGGCGGTGCACCTCGGCCCGCGCCTCCTCGCCCGTGATCCAGACCGAGCGCCGGTCGCGATCCGCAATACGCGAATCCAGCGTCAGCGCCAGCTTGAGGGCGATGAACGGCCGGGCATAGTTCCCGTGTGCGTGGAAGAAGACCGCGTTCACGTCCCGCGCCGCCTGCTCCTCCACTCCTCCCGTAACCTCGATCCCTGCATCGCGGAGGACGGACGCTCCGCCCGCGGCCTTCGGATTCGGGTCGGCCGCGGCGTAGACGACGCGGGAGACTCCCGGGGCGATCAGCGCATCCGTGCACGGCGGAGTCTTCCCGAAGTGCGAGCAGGGCTCCAGCGTCACGTACGCCGTCGCGCCCCGCGCCGCATCTCCCGCCGCCCGCAGCGCCTCCACCTCCGCGTGCGGCTCGCCGTACTCCGTGTGCCAGCCTTCACCGACGACGTTCCCGTCGCGGACGATCACGCAGCCGACCATCGGGTTCGGCGCGACGCGTCCCCAGCCGCGCACCGCCAGGTCCAGCGCTCGCCGCATCCACAGCGCGTCGTCGGGCCCGAGCGCGCCGTCCGCCACCGCTAGAGCGACAGGCGGAAGCCGACGCTGCCGAAGAACGTGCCCTTCTTCGGGTCGAAGCCGCCGCTGCCCTGCTGATATCCCGCGATGGGGTCGCCGCCGCGCATCCACCCCGCCTCGGCCGCCAGCGTGCCGACGAGGATGGTGAGCGACCCGTCCGCGAAGGCGGAGAGGCGGCTGCTGGTGAGCTTCGACCCCGCGGGACGGTAGATGCGCGTCGAGCCGTTCCCGGTCGCCGGCGCCGTCGGATCGTCGTAGCGCACGGCGTACGACACGTCGCTGCTGAACCGGTCGTAGCCGATCCCGCCCGTCAGCCCCAGGCCCAGCAGGCGCTTGCTGATGGCCGCGCGCGTGCTCCAGTTCGTCAGGTCGAAGTGGATCTCGCCCGGGTTGCCGCCGCCCGTGCAGAAGCTGGTGGACGGTCCCGCCGGGCTCTCTCCGCCCGTGCAGACGCTGCCGAAATCCACCGTCCCCAGCTTGCGGTACGTCTCCGTGATGGAGATGCCGGGCGTGGTGAACGACTCGCGCAGCAGGCCCACGCGGACGCCGCCGCCGTACGAGGTGGACGAGCCGCCGAACCGCTTGCTGCCGATGCGCAGCGGCAGCCACGTCGCACTCCCGACAAGGTCGATCGCCCCGACGCCGCCGATGGTGGGCGCCACGCTCACGCCGGGGAAGACGCCGATGGACGCGTTCGCGCCGAGCGCCGGCGCGGGCACGCCCAGCCGGTCGTTCAGCGCCTTGGTCGATCCGCCCGCCTGGCTGGCGATGATCTCCGGCAGGCGCACGAACACGCCGTTCACGCGCACGGAAAGGCTGGCGCGCGGTAGGATGCCGAGATGGATGCCGCCGGTGCTCGCCGTCCCCAGCGTCGGGTTGCCACTCGCGATCAGGATCCCGAGCTGCGGCTGCGCAGACACGGCAGCCTGCGCCACGGCGTAGCAGGTCTCCTGCGCCGTCTGCGGCAGGCCGGGATTCCCGCACGGTGCGGCCAGCGACTCCTGCGCGACCGCGGGCGCGGCGGCCAGGCCGAGCGCGAGCGTTGCCAGGGTGATGCGCTTCATATCCATCATACGTCCGGAGTTCTGTCGATTTCGGTTCATCGGCTACGCGAGCACGACCGAGCGAGCGCCGGGCACGATCTCGCCCGCGACCCACGCACGCTCGCCCGCCGCGGAAAGCTCGGCCACGACGGCGTCCGCGCGGTCGGGGGAGACGACGGCGACCATGCCCACGCCCATGTTGAAGGCGCGGAACATCTCGTCCCGCTCCACCCCGCCCTCGCGCTGGAGGACGCGGAACACCGGCGGCACCTCCCACGACGACAGGTCGAACCGCGCGTCCAGCCCATCCGGAAGGATGCGCGGCACGTTGTCCACCAGCCCGCCGCCGGTGATGTGCGCCAGCCCGCGGACCTCTCCGCGCTCGATGAGCGGCGTCAGCGGCTTCAGGTACGAGCGATGGACGCGCAGGAGCACGTCCGCCACGCTGCCGTCCTCGTCCGGAAACGCATCATCTACAGACAAGCCCATGCGGTCGAAGACGATGCGGCGCGCGAGCGAGTAGCCGTTCGTGTGGAGTCCGGACGACGCGAGCGCGACGATCGCATCTCCCGCCTGGATCGCGGAGCCGTCGATCACGCGCGCCTCGTCCACCACGCCGACGATGGTGCCGGCGAGGTCGTACTCGCCGGGCGAGTACATGTCCGGCATCTCCGCCGTCTCGCCGCCCAGCAGCGCGCAGCCGTTGGCGCGGCAGCCGCGGGCGATGCCCTCCACCAGCGTCTCCACCGTGCCCGGCGTCAGCTTTCCGAGGCCCACGTAGTC includes:
- the ribD gene encoding bifunctional diaminohydroxyphosphoribosylaminopyrimidine deaminase/5-amino-6-(5-phosphoribosylamino)uracil reductase RibD, encoding MADGALGPDDALWMRRALDLAVRGWGRVAPNPMVGCVIVRDGNVVGEGWHTEYGEPHAEVEALRAAGDAARGATAYVTLEPCSHFGKTPPCTDALIAPGVSRVVYAAADPNPKAAGGASVLRDAGIEVTGGVEEQAARDVNAVFFHAHGNYARPFIALKLALTLDSRIADRDRRSVWITGEEARAEVHRLRAGFDAIGVGIGTAEADDPQLTVRGPLQPRKPPIRVVFDRHLMLQPDSYLARTAAQVPVIDFCEFVPTGGRLNAMDDAGVIVLPGDGLTDWLWMLRQEGARSLLVEGGAGLAGSLLDAEVVDRLYIFYAPVLLGPQGLDAFGRIGSPAIHEAHRWRRLDTQAFGADTLITLARE
- the purM gene encoding phosphoribosylformylglycinamidine cyclo-ligase, yielding MSETGLSYRDAGVDIDAAHVAMRGVAELVRSTATADTLSSLGSFGGLYRVPGDVARPVLVASTDGVGTKLKVAFMAGRHGTVGEDLVNHCVNDILVQGARPLFFLDYVGLGKLTPGTVETLVEGIARGCRANGCALLGGETAEMPDMYSPGEYDLAGTIVGVVDEARVIDGSAIQAGDAIVALASSGLHTNGYSLARRIVFDRMGLSVDDAFPDEDGSVADVLLRVHRSYLKPLTPLIERGEVRGLAHITGGGLVDNVPRILPDGLDARFDLSSWEVPPVFRVLQREGGVERDEMFRAFNMGVGMVAVVSPDRADAVVAELSAAGERAWVAGEIVPGARSVVLA